The sequence below is a genomic window from Fibrobacter sp..
AGTTCAGGGATGCAGGCGGATCTGATTTGGTAGAAGGCGTTCGGGACGATCATTCTTGGTTTAGTCGCCATGAGTCCTCCTTAGCTTTACAGGTGCTTATCCGGATGATTATTCAAAGTGGAAAAAAGAGTAGCAAAAATCGGGGCTGTTTTAAATCACAGATTTATCTCTGGGGTAGCCTTACCCGGGGATAACTTGCTGCCTTAAGTCTTAGTCACTATTTCATCTCTGAGGTAAAAGTCTCTGAGGTAAAAGTTCACCCCCCTGAGCAAATTCACCTCCAAGATGACCTATTGCTTCAAGACACAATAATGTTTGTCAATCTTGTGGGCGCAATGAAAAACCCCGAAGTAATAAGCAACCCTGAACGCTAAATCACTGAATCACCTCAAAGGGAAAACACGCACATCAATTCTTTTCTCCAAAATCCACCACTTATTGTATATTATTACCAGATTTTTTCTCTCAGGAGTTCTTATGAAACCATCTCTCTTCTCCATCTTTGCTCTGATTCTGGGGGCCTGCCTTAATATCCATGCCCAACCCCTTTCTGCTGACTCCCTTACCCCAGGCGATACATCAGAGGCCATTCCAGAAAAAAGTGTTACCCTGATCATAAAAACTGAACCCGCAGGTGCTGCTGTATACCTTAACGATTCTCTCCGGGGGCTTAGTCCGATTACTGCTGAAGACCTGGATACTGGCAGACATCTCCTTATTCTTAAAAAAAGTGGATACTACCAAAAGAAAGTTGAATTCAGAATAGACACTATCGGGACCACTGAACTGAACATAGTTCTCCAGCAACCTGGTGGATTGTCCATAACAACTGAACCATCAGGGGCAACTTTGTTTATCGATGATAAACAGGTAGGAGTGGCTCCATATTCTGACTCCCGCTTAAGACCAGGAGAGCATCTGGTTAGGGCCATCTTGACTAATCATGAACCCTTCCAAACGAAGGTGAATATTAAAAGTGGGGTTGCTGATCAATTGAAGATCTCCCTTAAGCTTTCCAAAGCCTATACAGATTCTCTTGAAAACGCACGGATAGAGAGTCAGCGCAATCGAAGACGGTTCAGTTCCATTCTGGTAATAGGGGCTTTTGTGGTCTTTGGAATAATCCTTTTCGCAGTTGAAAAACAGACCAGTCAATGAAAAAACTTCTGCTGGTGTTAATAAGTGTTTGTGCGCTTCCCTCTCTTGCGCAGACTGTTACTGTTCCGGCTGGCACTTTTGTAATGGGTGATAAAAATGGTGAAAGTGATGAGCGCCTGGAGCATCCTGTTACCCTTTCTTCATTTAAGATTGATCGATTTGAGGTCACAGAGGCGCAATATGATTCCTGTGTAAAAGCGGGGCACTGCACTCCAGCTCATTATGATGATGGGAAGTGCCTTATCTGGAATGGGAAGGAGTTTCAGAAGACAAGAGTGCCTTCGCAATACCGTAATCCTGGATATCCGGTTCAGTGCGTGACCTGGTATCAGGCGCAGGCATATTGTCGATGGAAGAAGATGAAACTGCCGACAGAGGCTCAATGGGAGTATGCTGCTGGTTGTGGTACAAAGTCCATTTATTCATGGGGAAACAGTACTCCGGATAAAAATAAATGTGTTTTTGCTGGAAACGGGGGGCCCGGACAGACAGGCAGGTGTGCTGCTAACAAATGGGGACTCCATGATATGACAGGGAACGCCTGGGAGTGGACAGCAGATAATTATGAAAAGGATTACTATTCCTATTCTGAGGAAAATAATCCCTCAGGTCCCCCGACAAGCCTCTACAAGGTGATAAGGGGTGGAGGTTGGTACAGCGGACCCATGCAACTGCGAATCACAAACCGTCACTGGTTTTCTCCGGATTTTGCCGAAGCCAGTATCGGGTTCAGATGTGTGCAATGATCTTAATATGGCAACGGATGTGATTTAATCATTGAGTTAGCTCTGAAGCAAAACTCATTTTCTCACAAAAAAGGAAAACTAAAATGTGGAAATTATCTGTTGCCCTCTATTGCCTCTCATTTTCCCTTCTTCTGTTTTCCTTTCCTGTTTTCTCATCTGAATCTTATAACATTGACAAATATGGCCGGCGAATTCAATTGGACGGTTTTCTGCTTGAATGGAGTGCCGAAACATCTAAGAAATGGGGGGATTCCTGGCGGTGGGATGCTCTGAGGACTCCTGAAGGGCTGGCGGGATATCTGCGTTCAGAGGGAAAACTAAAATGTACTGAATGGAAATTCAGTTTTGAAACACAAAAGGGTAATACCATCCCTGTAAGTATTCCCGTTCCTCCGGTCGACTCTGATTATTACAAGGTGGACCGCAAAACTTTAGACAGTCTCCAAACGGTTTCAATTGAATGGGTTATCCCATGGAACCGGATGGACACAACCGGCGCCGGGAAATTTACGCTGCTTGTCAATGGAGTCAGTGCCTGCGGCGATACACTGAAAGAGATAATGCTTACGGGTTCTGAGGAGAATAAAACCGGTATTATTACCTTACCGGTTGTAGTCCAGGGTATACTTATTGTGATTCTGGCTGCAATTTACATTGTTATAAAAATCAGGATTCGGAATCAAACTGCTCGAAAGGGATCGCCTCGTCGATAAGCATTATTGGAATATCCTCCCGGATAGGGTAGAGGTATTTGCGATCCTCTCTGAGCAAACCGGCATCTATCGGTTCACTTATTATCTCTCCCGCACGGTTTTTCAATTCACCTGATTTAATTCTGGAATTGATTGCTTGGATTGTTTTGCCACTGATCAGGACGAGATCCTGTTTTGTTTCAGGACAACATAATATATCCAACAATTCTTTATCGACCATAAGCTCTCCTGTTTAGAATACATAGAAATCTACTTTATTTTTCGTGAATCTGCAATTATAATGGAAGAGGGATGGTTTGTGTCTTAAAGATATATCGTTTTCAACCTTACCTCTGAGCTGAAATTGTGACATAAACCATAGATTCATAAAATTACCTCCGGGGTGAAAAAGTGCCTTAAGGCGTTTTCCCAACCCGGGTTACCTGGTTTGATTTGGTTATAGAGGCGGCATTTATGCCGCC
It includes:
- a CDS encoding formylglycine-generating enzyme family protein; amino-acid sequence: MKKLLLVLISVCALPSLAQTVTVPAGTFVMGDKNGESDERLEHPVTLSSFKIDRFEVTEAQYDSCVKAGHCTPAHYDDGKCLIWNGKEFQKTRVPSQYRNPGYPVQCVTWYQAQAYCRWKKMKLPTEAQWEYAAGCGTKSIYSWGNSTPDKNKCVFAGNGGPGQTGRCAANKWGLHDMTGNAWEWTADNYEKDYYSYSEENNPSGPPTSLYKVIRGGGWYSGPMQLRITNRHWFSPDFAEASIGFRCVQ
- a CDS encoding PEGA domain-containing protein, giving the protein MKPSLFSIFALILGACLNIHAQPLSADSLTPGDTSEAIPEKSVTLIIKTEPAGAAVYLNDSLRGLSPITAEDLDTGRHLLILKKSGYYQKKVEFRIDTIGTTELNIVLQQPGGLSITTEPSGATLFIDDKQVGVAPYSDSRLRPGEHLVRAILTNHEPFQTKVNIKSGVADQLKISLKLSKAYTDSLENARIESQRNRRRFSSILVIGAFVVFGIILFAVEKQTSQ